A genome region from Arachidicoccus soli includes the following:
- a CDS encoding MFS transporter: MDQASASKKIINGWAMYDWANSAYNLVITSTIFPVYYDAITSTKDSAGKVIGHTISFLGFKFESGALYNYAIAFAYLVIAILSPFLSSIADGRGNKKRFMQFFCYLGSAACCLMFAFTKARLNLGITCCIIAAIGYCGSLVFYNAYLPEIASEKDQDQVSAKGFAYGYIGSVLLQIICFVFVLIKPFGMDEGFASRLSFLLVGLWWFGFSQITFFRLPKSRINAARRVSVFNNGFVELKKVWQQVKVMPVLKRYLCSFFFYSMGVQTVMIAATLFGSQVLNLSVTQLIVCILIIQIVAIGGSYLMAKLSERYGNIQVLAFVVLIWIAVCVIAYFIQTAMGFYIVATLVGIVMGGIQSLSRSTYSKLMPSTEDTASFFSFYDVSEKVAIVIGTFSFGFIQQLTGNMRYAILVLILFFIIGFAGLLFTRKAQRFIPS; this comes from the coding sequence ATGGACCAAGCTTCTGCTTCCAAAAAAATAATTAATGGTTGGGCAATGTACGACTGGGCAAACAGTGCCTATAACTTGGTGATTACTTCCACTATTTTCCCGGTATATTATGATGCGATTACTTCTACGAAGGACAGTGCAGGGAAAGTCATTGGGCATACAATTTCTTTTTTAGGATTTAAATTTGAAAGCGGTGCTTTGTATAATTATGCTATAGCTTTTGCGTATTTAGTGATCGCTATTTTGTCTCCTTTTCTGTCATCTATAGCGGATGGTCGTGGTAATAAGAAACGTTTTATGCAGTTTTTCTGTTATCTTGGATCTGCTGCGTGTTGTCTAATGTTTGCCTTCACAAAAGCAAGATTAAATTTAGGAATAACATGCTGTATTATCGCAGCCATTGGCTATTGTGGCAGTTTGGTTTTTTACAATGCATATCTTCCGGAAATTGCTTCTGAAAAAGATCAGGATCAAGTAAGTGCAAAGGGATTTGCTTATGGATATATTGGTAGTGTATTGTTGCAGATCATATGTTTTGTTTTTGTATTAATAAAGCCCTTTGGTATGGATGAAGGGTTTGCTTCACGTCTATCTTTTTTGCTTGTTGGCCTTTGGTGGTTCGGCTTTTCACAAATTACTTTTTTTAGATTACCTAAGAGTAGAATAAATGCTGCCCGCCGGGTATCTGTTTTTAATAATGGATTTGTTGAGTTAAAGAAAGTATGGCAGCAGGTGAAAGTGATGCCTGTTTTGAAGCGCTACTTATGCTCATTCTTCTTCTATAGCATGGGTGTGCAAACGGTGATGATTGCAGCTACCTTATTTGGCAGCCAGGTTTTGAATTTAAGTGTAACACAGTTGATTGTCTGTATCTTAATTATTCAAATTGTAGCTATTGGAGGTTCCTATTTAATGGCAAAACTATCGGAGAGATATGGCAATATACAGGTATTGGCTTTTGTCGTTTTAATATGGATCGCTGTGTGCGTGATTGCTTACTTTATACAAACGGCAATGGGTTTTTATATTGTAGCTACACTTGTCGGAATTGTGATGGGAGGGATTCAATCCCTTAGCCGCTCTACTTATTCTAAGTTGATGCCTTCTACGGAAGACACAGCGTCTTTCTTTAGCTTTTATGATGTCTCGGAGAAGGTAGCAATTGTCATTGGCACTTTTAGCTTTGGTTTTATACAGCAATTAACAGGAAATATGCGTTATGCAATTCTTGTACTTATACTTTTCTTTATCATTGGCTTTGCGGGTCTCTTGTTTACTAGAAAAGCACAGCGATTTATCCCTTCTTAA
- a CDS encoding undecaprenyl-diphosphate phosphatase yields the protein MNYIQAIILGIIEGLTEFLPVSSTGHLIIGSALLGIDSKDQFVQLFIVAIQLGTILSVVVLYFKHFFKTLNFYYKLVVAMIPAVVFGTLFMKQIDHFLGSIEIVATSLLVGGIVLLFIDKLFKNPKEDIADNIKYKNAFVVGIWQCLAMIPGVSRSAASIIGGMQQKLTRKAAAEFSFFLAVPTMFGATAKKLLDFYKQGYRVNAHELGLLAVGNLVGFVVAIFAIKSFITYLTKHGFKAFGIYRIIVGVIILAFIFSGHSLQMM from the coding sequence ATGAATTACATTCAGGCTATTATTTTAGGCATTATAGAAGGGCTTACCGAATTTTTGCCTGTATCATCTACAGGCCATTTGATTATAGGAAGTGCTCTGTTAGGCATAGATTCCAAAGATCAGTTTGTGCAATTATTTATTGTAGCCATTCAGTTAGGTACTATTTTGTCGGTGGTGGTTTTGTACTTCAAGCATTTTTTCAAAACGCTGAATTTCTATTATAAGCTTGTGGTAGCTATGATCCCTGCTGTTGTTTTTGGCACTTTGTTTATGAAACAAATTGATCATTTTTTAGGAAGCATAGAAATTGTAGCGACCTCGCTATTGGTGGGGGGTATTGTGCTTTTATTTATAGACAAATTATTTAAGAACCCAAAAGAAGACATTGCTGATAATATTAAATATAAAAATGCTTTTGTTGTAGGTATTTGGCAATGTTTGGCGATGATTCCAGGTGTGAGCCGCAGTGCAGCAAGCATTATCGGAGGTATGCAACAAAAACTGACCAGAAAAGCTGCTGCAGAATTTTCTTTCTTTTTGGCAGTTCCTACGATGTTTGGTGCTACCGCAAAAAAATTATTAGATTTTTATAAACAGGGTTATCGTGTAAATGCACATGAGTTGGGTTTGTTGGCCGTCGGTAATTTGGTTGGATTTGTAGTCGCTATCTTTGCGATAAAATCCTTTATCACTTATCTAACCAAACATGGATTTAAGGCATTTGGTATTTATCGTATTATTGTTGGCGTTATAATCTTAGCATTTATTTTTTCCGGACATAGTCTGCAAATGATGTAA
- a CDS encoding DNA polymerase III subunit gamma/tau, translating to MENFVVSARKYRPQTFDTVIGQKHITTTLKNAIKNQQLAHAFLFCGPRGVGKTTCARILAKTINCENLQPDGEACDQCASCKSFNDGASLNIHELDAASNNSVDDIRTLVEQVRFAPQAGKYKVYIVDEVHMLSASAFNAFLKTLEEPPSYAIFILATTEKHKLLPTILSRCQIFDFKRITNNDTVEHLEEIAVKEHIQVEKAALQVIAQKSEGCMRDALSILDKIVSFTNGEVTYSNTLENLNILDEDYYFKLLDCLTAQDLAGAMLLYDAINRKGFEGDLVLNGFAEFVRNLLVAQNAKAAALLDVVEGMQQKYTTTAQKISASFLVSSLNILNEAEINYKMARNKRLHVEMAIIKLNFLQQAIVMASENGGVLKKKRIDGPIAFREKKIESLQITQVGEGQAKLLIQKEVVPATNKIADTEKAEIGSNQRIAPKEKKLEGVTGHTLPKPSKQSLLDAIKAKVGRDYEVREVENPEPLEMEKLKAAWLAFGEKLLSQKQYSAANTFKVASLTILNEDCFKIDIQTVVQKNLIEQERMQLLYELQQLFKNRQLTFKIEASSTEMEALPAPLSSRERFELMAVKNPALKLLKEKLKLNIDY from the coding sequence ATGGAAAATTTTGTAGTCTCAGCAAGAAAATATCGCCCCCAAACATTTGACACGGTAATTGGCCAAAAGCATATTACCACGACTTTAAAAAATGCCATTAAAAATCAGCAATTGGCCCATGCTTTTCTTTTTTGCGGACCACGTGGTGTGGGTAAAACCACCTGCGCGCGTATTTTGGCTAAAACCATCAATTGTGAAAACCTGCAACCTGATGGAGAGGCATGTGATCAATGCGCCTCCTGCAAAAGTTTCAATGATGGAGCTTCTTTAAATATCCATGAACTGGATGCCGCCAGTAATAACTCGGTTGATGATATCCGTACTTTAGTAGAGCAAGTGCGTTTTGCGCCACAGGCCGGAAAATACAAAGTGTATATTGTGGATGAAGTACACATGTTAAGTGCGAGTGCTTTTAATGCTTTTTTGAAAACATTAGAAGAACCTCCAAGTTATGCCATCTTTATTTTGGCGACAACTGAAAAACATAAACTACTTCCGACGATATTAAGCCGTTGTCAGATATTTGATTTTAAAAGAATTACGAATAATGATACAGTAGAACATCTGGAAGAGATAGCAGTTAAAGAACATATTCAGGTTGAGAAGGCCGCATTACAAGTAATAGCGCAAAAAAGCGAAGGCTGTATGCGCGATGCTTTGAGCATTCTGGATAAGATTGTAAGTTTTACCAATGGTGAAGTAACTTACTCCAATACTTTGGAAAATCTCAATATTCTGGATGAAGATTATTATTTTAAACTCTTGGACTGCCTGACAGCGCAAGATCTTGCGGGTGCAATGCTTTTATATGATGCCATAAATCGGAAAGGCTTTGAAGGGGACTTGGTTTTAAATGGTTTTGCAGAATTCGTACGCAATTTATTAGTGGCGCAGAATGCCAAAGCGGCAGCCTTGCTGGATGTAGTAGAGGGCATGCAACAGAAATATACGACAACGGCTCAAAAAATCTCTGCTTCCTTTTTGGTAAGTTCCTTGAATATTTTGAATGAGGCAGAAATAAATTATAAGATGGCGCGCAATAAGCGTTTACACGTAGAAATGGCGATTATCAAACTCAATTTTTTACAACAAGCAATTGTGATGGCTTCGGAAAACGGAGGGGTGTTAAAAAAAAAGCGGATTGATGGACCAATAGCTTTTAGAGAGAAAAAAATTGAATCCTTGCAAATCACACAGGTAGGTGAAGGACAAGCCAAACTCTTAATACAAAAAGAAGTAGTACCTGCAACAAATAAAATAGCGGATACTGAGAAAGCGGAAATAGGCTCAAATCAAAGGATAGCGCCTAAAGAGAAAAAGCTAGAAGGAGTCACCGGTCATACTTTACCTAAACCTTCCAAGCAGAGCTTACTGGATGCCATTAAAGCCAAAGTCGGCCGGGATTATGAAGTGCGTGAAGTAGAGAATCCGGAGCCGCTGGAGATGGAAAAATTGAAAGCAGCTTGGTTAGCTTTTGGAGAAAAATTATTATCTCAAAAACAATATTCTGCTGCCAATACCTTTAAAGTGGCTTCGCTTACTATTTTGAATGAAGATTGTTTTAAAATTGATATACAAACTGTGGTACAGAAAAATTTAATAGAACAAGAGCGGATGCAATTGTTGTATGAACTGCAGCAGCTTTTTAAAAACCGTCAACTTACATTTAAAATAGAAGCATCATCGACTGAAATGGAAGCGCTGCCAGCGCCTTTGAGCAGCCGGGAACGCTTTGAATTAATGGCAGTCAAAAATCCGGCGCTGAAGTTATTAAAAGAAAAATTAAAACTTAATATAGATTATTAA
- a CDS encoding YicC/YloC family endoribonuclease — MLYSMTGYGRAEQTLGDKTFLVEVKSLNGKQCDLRMILPALLKPFEFDIRNIITETLQRGSIECTINIKQNGAGKALAINTDLAKYFYLSIAQLAKELNAGTEHLLSTVLKMPDVIVNSTEVLSEEEYKAFEFVLKQALLQLNQHRKNEGAVLEKDLLERITNIEAHQPLIAELAPNRKTKVKENLTRIISENVGKENYDEGRLEQELVYYIEKIDISEEQVRLENHCNYFREIINEKGNTKGKKLSFILQEIGREINTTGSKAYDLDIQRYVVEMKDELEKAKEQILNVL, encoded by the coding sequence ATGCTTTATTCAATGACTGGGTACGGGCGTGCTGAACAAACATTAGGTGACAAAACATTTTTAGTGGAAGTAAAATCTTTAAATGGTAAACAATGTGATTTGCGCATGATTTTACCTGCATTATTAAAACCCTTTGAGTTTGATATAAGGAATATAATTACAGAGACATTGCAACGCGGAAGCATCGAATGCACGATTAATATTAAGCAAAATGGTGCCGGCAAAGCACTTGCCATCAATACTGATTTGGCAAAATACTTTTATCTGTCTATAGCGCAATTAGCAAAGGAGTTAAATGCAGGTACAGAGCATCTTCTGAGCACCGTACTTAAAATGCCCGATGTAATTGTAAATTCCACTGAAGTATTGTCAGAAGAAGAATATAAGGCCTTCGAGTTTGTGCTTAAACAAGCGCTTTTGCAATTGAATCAGCACAGAAAAAATGAGGGAGCTGTTCTAGAAAAGGATTTATTGGAACGGATAACAAATATTGAGGCTCATCAACCCTTGATTGCTGAATTAGCACCTAATCGTAAGACAAAAGTAAAAGAGAATTTGACCAGAATAATATCTGAAAATGTTGGCAAAGAGAATTATGATGAAGGTCGATTGGAACAAGAGTTGGTTTATTATATTGAGAAAATAGATATCAGTGAGGAACAGGTCCGTTTAGAAAATCATTGTAATTATTTTAGAGAAATAATCAATGAAAAAGGAAATACAAAAGGCAAGAAACTATCTTTTATCTTGCAAGAAATAGGCAGAGAGATAAATACGACAGGATCTAAAGCATATGACTTAGATATTCAACGATATGTGGTTGAAATGAAGGACGAACTGGAAAAAGCAAAAGAGCAAATATTGAATGTTTTGTAA
- a CDS encoding gliding motility lipoprotein GldH family protein, which produces MKRQHIPFLMVSLIALGITACIQPTASEKTVSFKDHTWQSAYKPWIDIDVKDTAGFYDIYAVVRHSDNFKYNNLILNYYFIALGDSAKMQRIVLPLGENNHWYGDTVESTIETRIKINKAPVKLPYGKNSFILQQLMPTTALKHILNIGISIEKSKDNLAK; this is translated from the coding sequence GTGAAACGCCAGCACATCCCCTTTCTTATGGTTTCATTAATTGCGCTAGGTATTACAGCTTGTATACAGCCGACTGCATCCGAAAAGACCGTATCTTTCAAAGACCATACATGGCAATCTGCTTACAAACCTTGGATAGATATTGATGTAAAAGATACAGCTGGCTTTTATGATATTTACGCAGTTGTGCGACACTCGGATAATTTTAAATACAATAATTTAATCCTGAACTATTATTTTATTGCGCTTGGCGATTCTGCTAAAATGCAAAGAATCGTCTTACCACTTGGTGAAAACAATCATTGGTATGGAGATACAGTAGAAAGCACCATTGAAACACGCATTAAGATCAACAAAGCTCCAGTCAAATTGCCTTATGGTAAAAATAGTTTTATACTGCAGCAATTAATGCCTACAACAGCATTAAAACATATTTTGAATATAGGTATTAGCATTGAGAAAAGCAAGGACAACTTAGCTAAATAA
- a CDS encoding glycoside hydrolase family 3 protein, whose product MKNIFYFLWMLFFVFSTNAQPILRHSAKADKWVDSVYQSLTPDQRIAQLMVMRESTIKDGKAYIYTDEIKKEIKEYNIGAICLFQGAPGVQATNINQFQQMAQTPLMVCMDVENGVGMRMPEVMKLPDQLTLGAVRKQEKLIKKVGEEIGRQCDRVGVNVAYAPVVDINNNPNNPIIGYRSFGENKRIVADYGVAIMKGIQSNNIMACAKHFPGHGDVDVDSHLALPIIHKSLAQLDTLELYPFKKMFKAGVGSVMIAHLFIPAIDSTPHLASSLSPKFVTDLLRKKMGFQGISFTDALEMKGVSKYFPGGEVAVKSLLAGNDMLCLPENIATSINKINAALKDGRLQWVNLEKSIKKVLYAKFNLGLNHLSNIDTANITVDLNRHVEKLRSEVAKYSLTVVKMQRKHLPSLNRKENIAYVALGADADNTISSQLKAQLGATIFNVPYASGKGVVNGILNKLKAGNFDKIIVGVHNYSKRPADNFDISKDAIVLANKIEEFDPNALLIDFGNPYAIKYFSGYANIIACYEDDGIFQQNAFQFLIGKTKAKGHLPVSVSSKMPVGTGIYTRCR is encoded by the coding sequence ATGAAAAATATATTTTACTTCTTGTGGATGCTGTTTTTTGTATTCTCTACAAATGCTCAACCGATATTACGTCATTCTGCAAAAGCAGACAAATGGGTGGATAGTGTATATCAATCCTTAACGCCTGACCAGAGGATTGCTCAATTGATGGTTATGAGAGAAAGTACCATTAAAGATGGAAAAGCATATATTTATACTGATGAAATTAAAAAAGAAATTAAGGAATATAATATTGGCGCGATTTGTTTGTTCCAAGGTGCACCAGGTGTGCAGGCGACTAATATTAATCAGTTTCAACAAATGGCTCAAACCCCTTTGATGGTTTGCATGGATGTAGAAAATGGAGTAGGAATGAGGATGCCTGAAGTGATGAAACTCCCCGATCAACTGACCCTAGGCGCAGTGCGTAAGCAAGAGAAATTGATAAAAAAAGTAGGGGAAGAGATTGGCCGTCAATGCGATAGAGTAGGAGTGAATGTAGCCTATGCACCAGTGGTAGATATTAATAATAATCCTAATAACCCTATTATTGGTTATCGCTCTTTTGGGGAAAATAAGCGGATAGTAGCAGACTATGGGGTTGCTATTATGAAAGGCATTCAAAGTAATAATATAATGGCATGCGCCAAACATTTCCCGGGCCATGGGGATGTAGACGTAGATTCGCATTTGGCTTTGCCAATCATCCATAAATCGCTTGCGCAGCTTGATACACTTGAATTGTACCCCTTTAAAAAAATGTTTAAGGCGGGGGTAGGGAGTGTGATGATTGCACATTTATTTATTCCCGCAATTGATAGTACACCTCACTTGGCAAGTTCACTTTCTCCAAAATTTGTGACGGATCTATTAAGAAAGAAAATGGGGTTTCAAGGCATCTCCTTTACAGATGCATTAGAGATGAAAGGCGTTTCGAAATATTTTCCGGGCGGTGAAGTTGCCGTAAAGTCTTTGCTAGCCGGCAATGATATGCTATGCTTGCCGGAAAATATTGCGACAAGCATTAATAAAATAAATGCTGCATTAAAAGATGGGCGATTGCAATGGGTGAATCTGGAAAAAAGTATTAAGAAAGTATTATATGCTAAATTTAACCTGGGATTGAATCATTTATCAAATATAGATACAGCAAATATTACAGTCGATCTAAATAGGCATGTAGAGAAGCTTCGCTCCGAAGTAGCGAAGTATTCATTGACAGTAGTCAAAATGCAAAGAAAGCACCTTCCTTCTTTAAACAGGAAAGAAAATATTGCCTATGTGGCATTGGGGGCGGATGCTGATAATACAATTTCCTCCCAATTGAAAGCACAGTTGGGCGCAACTATTTTTAATGTTCCCTATGCAAGTGGGAAGGGAGTGGTCAATGGCATTCTAAATAAATTGAAAGCGGGAAACTTTGATAAAATAATAGTAGGTGTACACAATTATAGCAAACGCCCAGCGGATAATTTTGATATCAGTAAGGATGCAATAGTATTGGCGAATAAGATTGAGGAATTCGACCCTAATGCCCTATTGATTGACTTCGGAAATCCTTATGCGATAAAATATTTCTCTGGCTATGCCAACATCATCGCCTGTTATGAAGACGATGGTATTTTTCAACAAAATGCTTTTCAGTTTTTAATTGGAAAGACTAAAGCGAAGGGCCATTTGCCGGTTTCTGTCTCTTCTAAGATGCCTGTAGGAACGGGAATTTATACCAGGTGCAGATAA
- the uvrA gene encoding excinuclease ABC subunit UvrA, translating to MSTKKSVKIEPKKNDIFVKGARTHNLKDISVTFPRNQLIVVTGVSGSGKSSLTIDTLFAEGQRRYAESLNAYVRQFMARMNKPDVDYIKGLCPAIAIEQKVTTRTPRSTVGSMTEIYDYLRLLYARVGKTISPVSGKVVQKQDLGDVLHAIDSIKEKSKIYILTDFKLNNNRDIIEELQILVQKGFSRILLQQLSPELIQIEELLAKGKTDLKKLFSKAKAFVLIDRVIKKEYSEEDIHRITDSISTAFYEGEGIMHLLIDESALLSFSNRFESDGIVFEEPVPNLFSFNNPFGACPTCEGFGQVLGVDKELVIPDKRLSVFEGAVAPWKGEKMVWWKDQFVKNAHKFDFPIHKPYNELSDEQRSTLWKGNKDAYGINDFFKDVQQHLYKVQYRVLQSRYRGRTDCPDCDGFRLRPEALYVKISEKHIGELCRLSVEKLKLWFDQLKLTKHESQIAKRLLIEIHQRLQTLLDVGLGYLSLDRLANTLSGGESQRIQLTRSLGSNLTNSLYILDEPSIGLHSRDTDRLIKVLHQLKALDNTVVVVEHDEMMMREADHIIDMGPLASHLGGEVIAEGNYKEIIANPNSLTGKYLTREYTIEPPKTTRKFTNKIFVNGARQNNLKNIDVMFPLNVMCVVTGVSGSGKTTLVKQILYPGLMKMKTGTSDKVGEHKSITGDIDSIQQIELVDQNPIGKSSRSNPVTYIKAYDDIRLLFAKQHLSKIRGFQAKHFSFNVDGGRCDACKGEGEQTIEMQFLADVHLICDVCKGQRFKEEVLEVHYKNKSIYDVLEMSVDEAIEFFKEEANLAKALQPLQDVGLGYIKLGQSSNTLSGGEAQRVKLASFLGKGKGHGNILFLFDEPTTGLHFHDIKKLLTSFNALIEQGHSLIIIEHNTDVIKSADWVIDLGPEAGEEGGNLVFEGVPKDLKKENKSFTGKFL from the coding sequence ATGAGCACAAAGAAATCAGTAAAGATAGAACCTAAGAAAAATGACATTTTTGTAAAAGGCGCACGTACACATAATTTAAAGGACATTTCAGTCACTTTTCCACGTAACCAACTCATTGTAGTTACAGGAGTTTCTGGTAGTGGAAAGTCATCACTAACCATCGACACTTTGTTTGCGGAAGGTCAGCGTAGATATGCCGAAAGCCTGAATGCTTATGTCCGCCAATTTATGGCACGTATGAATAAACCCGACGTGGATTATATAAAGGGGCTTTGTCCGGCTATCGCCATTGAGCAAAAAGTCACGACTCGCACACCAAGAAGCACCGTTGGAAGTATGACAGAAATTTATGATTATCTGCGCTTATTATATGCACGAGTGGGTAAGACAATTTCCCCTGTCAGTGGTAAAGTAGTACAAAAGCAGGACCTGGGCGATGTTTTGCATGCTATTGATTCCATAAAAGAAAAATCTAAGATTTATATTCTTACAGACTTTAAACTGAATAACAACAGAGATATTATAGAAGAGTTACAGATTCTTGTACAGAAAGGTTTTTCAAGAATTTTATTACAACAACTGTCTCCCGAGCTTATTCAGATAGAAGAATTGTTAGCGAAGGGAAAAACTGATTTAAAAAAGCTGTTCAGTAAAGCTAAAGCTTTCGTTTTAATCGATAGAGTTATTAAAAAAGAGTATTCAGAAGAAGATATTCATAGGATTACAGATTCTATCTCTACAGCTTTTTATGAAGGAGAAGGTATCATGCATTTGTTAATAGATGAATCAGCATTACTTTCCTTCAGTAATAGATTTGAATCAGACGGAATTGTATTTGAAGAGCCTGTACCCAATCTATTCTCATTCAACAATCCTTTTGGTGCCTGCCCGACATGTGAAGGTTTTGGACAAGTGTTAGGGGTGGATAAAGAACTAGTTATTCCGGATAAAAGATTGAGTGTTTTTGAGGGTGCAGTGGCGCCCTGGAAAGGTGAAAAAATGGTCTGGTGGAAAGATCAGTTTGTGAAAAATGCCCACAAATTTGATTTCCCAATTCATAAACCTTATAATGAATTATCTGACGAACAAAGAAGCACTTTATGGAAAGGAAATAAAGACGCTTATGGCATTAACGATTTTTTCAAAGACGTACAGCAACATTTATATAAAGTACAATATCGCGTTTTGCAAAGTCGCTATCGCGGCCGCACTGATTGCCCGGACTGTGATGGGTTTCGTTTACGCCCTGAAGCATTATATGTAAAAATATCAGAGAAACATATTGGCGAGTTATGCCGTTTATCTGTTGAAAAGCTAAAGCTTTGGTTCGACCAATTAAAGTTAACCAAGCACGAATCGCAGATTGCAAAAAGACTACTCATAGAAATTCATCAAAGACTACAAACATTGTTGGATGTGGGCTTGGGATATTTAAGCTTAGATAGATTGGCCAATACTTTAAGTGGTGGCGAAAGTCAGCGCATACAATTAACAAGGAGCTTGGGTAGCAATCTTACAAATTCATTATATATTTTAGACGAGCCTTCTATCGGGTTGCATTCCCGCGATACAGACCGATTGATAAAAGTTTTGCATCAGTTAAAAGCATTAGACAATACGGTTGTTGTTGTTGAACATGATGAGATGATGATGCGCGAAGCAGATCACATTATTGATATGGGACCGCTCGCCTCTCATCTTGGCGGCGAGGTAATTGCAGAAGGTAATTACAAAGAAATAATTGCCAACCCCAATAGCTTAACAGGAAAATATTTAACCAGAGAATATACTATAGAGCCTCCAAAAACGACAAGGAAATTTACAAATAAAATATTTGTGAATGGAGCGCGTCAGAACAATTTAAAAAATATTGATGTAATGTTTCCATTGAACGTAATGTGTGTAGTTACCGGTGTTTCGGGCAGTGGAAAAACGACACTGGTAAAACAAATTTTGTACCCGGGATTAATGAAAATGAAAACTGGCACCTCGGATAAAGTGGGAGAACATAAAAGTATTACCGGCGATATTGACAGCATTCAACAAATAGAATTAGTTGACCAAAATCCAATCGGAAAATCTTCGCGCAGCAACCCGGTTACTTATATAAAAGCATATGATGACATCAGGCTTTTATTTGCGAAGCAACATCTTTCAAAGATCCGTGGCTTTCAAGCCAAACATTTCTCTTTTAATGTAGATGGGGGTCGCTGTGATGCTTGTAAAGGTGAAGGCGAGCAGACTATAGAAATGCAATTCCTGGCAGATGTCCATCTAATTTGCGATGTATGTAAAGGGCAACGATTTAAAGAAGAAGTGCTAGAAGTACATTATAAAAACAAAAGTATTTATGATGTACTGGAAATGAGTGTAGATGAAGCGATTGAGTTTTTTAAAGAAGAAGCCAATTTAGCGAAAGCATTACAGCCTTTGCAAGATGTTGGTTTGGGATATATAAAACTTGGACAATCATCTAACACATTAAGCGGTGGTGAAGCGCAACGTGTAAAACTAGCCAGTTTCTTAGGGAAAGGAAAGGGTCATGGAAATATTTTATTTCTCTTCGACGAACCCACAACCGGGCTGCATTTTCACGATATAAAAAAACTGCTGACTTCTTTTAATGCATTAATTGAACAAGGTCATTCGCTAATAATCATCGAGCATAACACGGATGTAATCAAATCGGCCGATTGGGTGATAGATCTTGGTCCGGAAGCAGGTGAAGAGGGGGGCAATCTTGTATTTGAAGGGGTCCCAAAAGATCTGAAAAAAGAAAATAAAAGTTTTACCGGGAAGTTTTTGTAA
- the rhaM gene encoding L-rhamnose mutarotase: MQKRLAFKMKLYAGKAEEYKIRHDEIWPELAILLKQYAISDYFIFLDEETNTLFASYLINNEGGLKGLSEEPLMKKWWHYMQDIMETNEDASPISIPLKHLFYLE; the protein is encoded by the coding sequence ATGCAAAAAAGACTGGCTTTTAAAATGAAATTGTATGCAGGTAAGGCCGAGGAATATAAAATTCGACACGATGAGATCTGGCCGGAATTAGCAATATTATTGAAGCAATATGCGATAAGTGATTATTTCATTTTTCTAGATGAAGAAACCAATACGCTTTTTGCATCCTACCTTATAAACAATGAAGGAGGTTTAAAAGGCCTGTCAGAAGAACCTTTGATGAAGAAATGGTGGCATTACATGCAAGATATTATGGAAACAAATGAGGATGCCTCACCTATTTCTATTCCGCTTAAGCATTTATTTTACCTGGAATAA